A portion of the Halalkalicoccus tibetensis genome contains these proteins:
- a CDS encoding magnesium transporter produces the protein MGVRNEFWAIYREALPVLLVALGGGLFAGLVLEEILESVERFPGLLVMVPVFLATRGNVYGALGGRIASGLHQGLIEPRFERDERLVNAVVASFINGIGISVVIGVITWLALLVLGWESAALYEFVGIMLIAGTLTSIVMIVGLLVLIFAGYEYGYDPDNLVGPAVTTLGDIFGMLFLLLSVGLVEVIL, from the coding sequence ATGGGTGTCCGAAACGAGTTCTGGGCGATCTATCGGGAAGCGCTTCCGGTGTTGCTGGTCGCGCTCGGCGGCGGCCTCTTCGCCGGGCTAGTGCTCGAGGAGATCCTAGAGAGCGTCGAGCGCTTCCCGGGCCTGCTCGTGATGGTACCGGTGTTCTTAGCCACGCGAGGGAACGTCTACGGCGCGCTCGGCGGGCGGATCGCGAGCGGCCTCCATCAAGGGCTGATCGAGCCGCGGTTCGAGCGCGACGAGCGCCTCGTCAACGCCGTCGTCGCCTCCTTCATCAACGGGATCGGCATCTCCGTCGTGATCGGCGTCATCACGTGGCTCGCGCTTCTGGTGCTGGGCTGGGAGTCCGCCGCGCTCTACGAGTTCGTCGGGATCATGCTGATCGCCGGCACGCTGACCTCGATCGTCATGATCGTCGGGCTGCTGGTGTTGATCTTCGCGGGCTACGAGTACGGCTACGATCCCGACAACCTCGTCGGCCCGGCGGTCACGACGCTCGGTGACATCTTCGGCATGCTCTTTCTCCTGCTCTCGGTGGGCCTCGTCGAGGTGATCCTCTGA
- a CDS encoding methylglyoxal synthase: MRIAFIAHDERKAALIDLVDEHIELLDGFDCLATGSTGERLEEETGLGVERVESGSHGGDMMVGAAVATGDCDGVIFLRDPLTAKPHEPDIMALLRVCDVHDVPVATNRSSAEMMMSHLAE, translated from the coding sequence ATGCGCATCGCATTCATCGCTCATGACGAACGGAAGGCCGCCCTGATCGACCTCGTCGACGAACACATCGAGCTACTCGACGGGTTCGACTGTCTGGCGACCGGTTCGACCGGCGAACGGCTCGAGGAGGAGACCGGACTCGGGGTCGAACGGGTCGAATCGGGATCACACGGCGGCGACATGATGGTCGGGGCGGCGGTCGCTACGGGCGACTGCGACGGCGTGATATTCCTCCGTGACCCGCTGACCGCAAAGCCACACGAGCCGGACATCATGGCCTTGTTGCGGGTCTGTGACGTTCACGACGTCCCGGTCGCGACGAACCGCTCGAGCGCCGAGATGATGATGAGCCACCTAGCTGAGTAG
- a CDS encoding mannonate dehydratase encodes MAERPPEASTERFDELPMRVGLGQFMQPTRERLRYISQLGVEHVLLNMYATPLLSDTEVPLTGEKEWAFDELVQLRNRVEDAGLRLNAIENIPISFYDDVMLGGPGRDEQLEHVKNTIRNMGRAGIPVLGYHWSPSGVWRTSTSRRVRGGAESTGLDAAELENAPLSHGREYTEEELWKNYERFLEAVLPVAEEADVTLALHPNDPPLERVAGMPFLFRDFESFRRAMELVPSENHGLEFCLGTWAEMGEDLFEAIEHFGGRDELVYVHFRNVEGTIPSFTETFIDEGDYDPYAILEALDEAGFSGMMIPDHVPRLEGDDDWKDRGRAYTVGYMKGMLRGIR; translated from the coding sequence ATGGCAGAGCGCCCACCAGAAGCGAGTACCGAGCGGTTCGACGAGCTCCCGATGCGCGTCGGCCTCGGGCAGTTCATGCAGCCGACGCGCGAACGCCTCCGGTACATCTCCCAGCTCGGCGTCGAGCACGTTCTGTTGAACATGTACGCGACGCCGCTTCTGAGCGACACGGAGGTCCCGCTCACCGGCGAGAAGGAGTGGGCGTTCGACGAGCTCGTCCAGCTGCGGAACCGGGTGGAGGACGCCGGCCTCAGGCTGAACGCGATCGAGAACATTCCGATCAGTTTCTACGATGACGTGATGCTCGGCGGGCCGGGACGCGACGAGCAGCTCGAGCACGTCAAGAACACGATCCGCAACATGGGTCGGGCGGGGATTCCCGTGCTCGGCTACCACTGGTCGCCCAGCGGCGTCTGGCGCACCTCGACCTCCCGCAGAGTGCGCGGCGGGGCCGAATCGACGGGGCTGGACGCCGCGGAGCTTGAGAACGCGCCCCTGAGCCACGGCCGCGAGTACACCGAGGAGGAGCTCTGGAAGAACTACGAACGCTTTCTGGAGGCAGTGCTCCCGGTCGCCGAGGAGGCAGATGTGACCCTCGCGCTCCATCCGAACGACCCGCCGCTCGAGCGCGTCGCCGGGATGCCGTTCCTGTTCCGGGACTTCGAGAGCTTCCGGCGCGCGATGGAGCTCGTTCCGAGCGAGAACCACGGCCTCGAGTTCTGTCTCGGCACCTGGGCCGAGATGGGCGAGGACCTCTTCGAGGCCATCGAGCACTTCGGCGGGCGCGACGAGCTGGTCTACGTCCACTTCCGGAACGTCGAGGGGACGATCCCCTCCTTCACGGAGACGTTCATCGACGAGGGCGACTACGACCCGTACGCGATCCTCGAAGCGCTCGACGAGGCCGGCTTCTCCGGGATGATGATTCCCGATCACGTCCCGCGCCTGGAGGGCGACGACGACTGGAAGGACCGCGGGCGGGCCTACACGGTCGGCTACATGAAGGGGATGCTCCGCGGGATCCGCTGA
- a CDS encoding magnesium transporter, translated as MVVPQGSLGTWETSSIVGNMFPLLVVLSIIVLWAGITLEDAEELLEQYGILAVMVPTMVDMGGNLGAILSSRLSSRLHLGTTEFDPRDRVLWANVAAVLALAATIFTALAVGAYLLGAFLGIGLPLTTLLIISLISGMSVAVIAVVFSFAATYASYRLGVDPDDTTIPIVTNVVDVFGMVIFIGVSALVLGF; from the coding sequence ATGGTCGTCCCACAGGGCTCGCTCGGGACGTGGGAGACCAGTAGCATCGTCGGGAACATGTTCCCCCTACTGGTGGTGCTCTCGATCATCGTCCTCTGGGCCGGCATCACCCTCGAGGACGCCGAGGAGCTGCTCGAACAGTACGGCATCCTCGCGGTGATGGTCCCGACGATGGTCGACATGGGCGGGAACCTCGGGGCGATCCTCTCCTCGCGCCTCTCCTCACGTCTGCACCTCGGGACGACGGAGTTCGACCCCCGCGATCGGGTGCTGTGGGCGAACGTCGCCGCGGTCCTCGCGCTCGCGGCGACGATCTTCACCGCGCTCGCCGTCGGCGCATACCTGCTGGGGGCGTTCCTGGGAATCGGACTGCCGCTGACCACCCTGCTGATCATCTCGCTGATCAGCGGGATGTCCGTCGCCGTGATCGCGGTCGTCTTCAGCTTCGCGGCGACCTACGCCTCCTACCGGCTGGGGGTCGACCCCGACGACACCACGATCCCGATCGTCACGAACGTCGTCGACGTCTTCGGGATGGTCATCTTCATCGGCGTCTCGGCGCTCGTGCTCGGCTTCTGA